A section of the candidate division WOR-3 bacterium genome encodes:
- a CDS encoding integrase core domain-containing protein, protein GRAPKGRKGYQGRVERSHKTDDEEFYIPLIPTFKNCSHFLKEAQKWQIYYNTKRPHFGYGMNNLTPLEKLKSLGLTHLNENFANFPVIILDYYSPDYCHLMAGNDVLTKYKKSFKGNYNRLRRNLGKGY, encoded by the coding sequence TGGGAAGAGCTCCCAAAGGAAGAAAGGGATATCAAGGTAGAGTAGAAAGGTCACACAAAACCGACGATGAAGAGTTTTATATTCCTTTGATACCCACTTTTAAAAATTGCTCCCATTTTCTAAAAGAAGCACAAAAATGGCAGATATATTATAATACCAAAAGACCACATTTTGGCTATGGTATGAATAATTTAACTCCTTTAGAAAAACTCAAATCCTTAGGATTAACTCATTTAAATGAGAATTTTGCTAATTTTCCGGTTATTATTTTAGATTATTATTCTCCTGATTATTGCCACCTTATGGCTGGTAACGATGTCTTAACCAAGTACAAAAAAAGTTTTAAGGGAAATTATAACCGATTGCGGAGAAACTTAGGAAAGGGATATTGA